One window of Staphylococcus chromogenes genomic DNA carries:
- the xpt gene encoding xanthine phosphoribosyltransferase: MERLKNKVIEDGVVIDEKILKVDGFLNHQIDAVLMHEIGKVFHDQFAKENVTKILTIEASGIAPAIMAALHFDVPCLFAKKAKPSTLTKGFYHTDVHSFTKNKTSTVIISEEFLSSDDRVLIIDDFLANGEAALGLHRLVQQANATTVGIGILVEKSFQQGRTRLEEAGLNVSSLCQIASLEGNKITLVGDENA; this comes from the coding sequence GTGGAAAGGTTAAAAAACAAAGTCATTGAAGATGGCGTTGTCATTGATGAAAAAATTTTAAAAGTGGATGGTTTTTTAAATCATCAAATTGATGCGGTACTCATGCACGAAATTGGAAAAGTATTTCATGATCAATTTGCGAAAGAAAACGTGACGAAAATTTTAACAATTGAAGCTTCAGGCATTGCACCTGCAATCATGGCGGCTTTACATTTTGATGTCCCATGTCTTTTTGCCAAAAAAGCAAAACCAAGCACGTTAACTAAAGGGTTTTATCATACAGATGTTCATTCTTTTACGAAAAATAAAACGAGTACGGTTATTATCTCAGAAGAATTTTTATCATCAGACGACCGAGTTTTAATTATTGATGACTTTTTAGCGAATGGAGAAGCGGCACTTGGACTTCATCGTCTTGTTCAACAAGCCAATGCGACTACAGTGGGTATCGGTATTTTAGTTGAAAAAAGCTTTCAACAAGGGCGTACGCGTCTAGAAGAAGCTGGGCTAAATGTTTCATCTCTATGTCAAATTGCCTCTCTTGAAGGTAATAAAATCACGCTTGTTGGAGACGAAAACGCATGA